One genomic region from Rosa rugosa chromosome 1, drRosRugo1.1, whole genome shotgun sequence encodes:
- the LOC133709737 gene encoding F-box/LRR-repeat protein 25-like, protein MKRMRQISGPDPVGGSSPRKCNRIDNDRISSLPDDILHHIISFLSLREAVSTSVLSHRWKNMYAYMSNLEFDWCKMLAAKRAARRVSNPNRGVYCRKNVRFLVIRIDRFLTRHLGSRIASFKVCCCLKDKYALNINDWIDCAVRKGVENLDLAFTCDDISERMDWPSMGYYEFPTRLLVEGKASRLRHISLRSCMLGLDFQDRFSTLSTLVLCDVHFVGQANPLMFCSCLKLQSLTLQSCFGLERFSISLDYLKSLVVRKCIGLRGIELSAPNLTTFYCEGNVIKISCIKVPNLVEVYVSLGGINVIHTFAQLEKDLPNVKSLTVNKRNIPI, encoded by the exons ATGAAAAGAATGCGTCAGATTAGTGGCCCCGACCCAGTTGGGGGTTCTTCTCCTAGAAAG TGCAACCGCATTGACAATGATCGCATCAGTTCATTGCCGGATGATATCCTTCATCACATTATCTCGTTTTTGAGTTTGAGGGAAGCTGTAAGCACGAGTGTTTTGTCTCACCGGTGGAAGAATATGTATGCGTACATGTCAAATCTCGAATTTGATTGGTGTAAGATGCTCGCAGCCAAAAGGGCAGCTAGACGGGTCTCCAATCCAAATAGGGGAGTCTATTGCAGGAAGAACGTGCGTTTTTTGGTGATAAGAATAGATAGATTCCTAACCCGCCATTTGGGCTCGAGGATTGCCTCGTTCAAGGTTTGTTGCTGCCTTAAAGATAAGTATGCTCTTAATATCAATGACTGGATTGATTGTGCTGTCAGAAAGGGTGTCGAAAATCTTGACCTAGCCTTTACATGTGATGACATATCTGAACGAATGGATTGGCCAAGCATGGGCTATTATGAGTTTCCTACTCGTCTCCTTGTAGAGGGTAAAGCATCCAGATTAAGGCATATTTCCTTGCGTTCATGCATGCTCGGGTTAGATTTTCAGGATCGATTCAGCACACTCTCCACTCTTGTGTTGTGTGATGTACATTTTGTTGGACAAGCTAATCCGCTcatgttttgttcttgtttgaaGCTTCAGTCTTTGACATTGCAATCGTGTTTTGGATTAGAAAGGTTCAGCATTTCACTCGATTATTTGAAGTCACTGGTAGTGAGAAAGTGCATAGGTTTAAGAGGTATTGAGCTTAGTGCCCCCAATCTTACAACCTTTTATTGTGAAGGCAATGTGATCAAGATCTCATGCATAAAAGTTCCGAATCTGGTGGAAGTTTATGTTTCGCTAGGCGGAATTAATGTTATACATACTTTTGCTCAGCTTGAGAAAGATCTTCCTAACGTCAAGTCTCTGACAGTGAACAAAAGAAATATACCTATCTGA
- the LOC133709721 gene encoding putative clathrin assembly protein At5g35200 — protein MAGGGGTQKSIRKVLGSLKDTTTVSLAKVNSDYKELDIAIVKATNHVERPAKEKYIRAIFSAVSATRPRADVAYCIHGLARRLAKTHNWAVALKTLIVIHRALREVDPTFHEELMNYGRSRNHMLNLSHFKDDSSPNAWDYSTWIRTYALFLEERLECFRVLKYDVEMDRPRTKDLDTAELLEHLPALQQLLFRVLGCQPQGAAVHNFVVQLALSMVASESIKIYQAISDGTVNLVDKFFEMQRHDAMKALDIYRRAGQQAERLSEFYEVCKSLDIGRGEKFIKIEQPPASFLQAMEEYVREAPRVSIVRKEVIDNKISAPKEILAIEDKKTQEDEARPPSPPPPEPVKVVAPVVEPPDLLGLNDPVPDTAALDEKNAMALAIVPVSDQPAAQPQANGTGWELALVTAPSSNESATAASKLAGGLDLLTLDSLYDDAIRRNNQNVSYNPWEQAPMNGGMMQQPIHDPFYASNTVAAPPSVQMAAMANQQQQAFMYQQQQMMMMGQQQPQSLNPFGNPHGAPAHPYGAGMPVQAYNPYTGLL, from the exons ATGGCAGGAGGGGGTGGCACGCAGAAGAGCATAAGAAAAGTACTTGGATCCCTCAAGGACACCACCACAGTTTCATTGGCGAAAGTCAATAGCGATTACAAG GAACTGGACATTGCGATAGTCAAGGCAACGAATCATGTTGAGCGTCCAGCCAAGGAAAAATACATCAGAG cTATATTCTCTGCTGTTTCTGCAACAAGACCTCGGGCTGATGTTGCATATTGCATCCATGGTCTTGCTAGGAGGTTAGCGAAGACACATAACTGGGCG GTTGCATTGAAAACTCTAATTGTTATTCATCGTGCTTTGAGGGAAGTGGACCCCACCTTTCATGAAGAACTCATGAATTATGGTAGAAGTAGAAACCATATGCTTAACTTGTCTCATTTCAAAGACGATTCCAGTCCAAATG CATGGGATTATTCAACCTGGATCCGTACCTATGCCTTGTTTTTGGAGGAGAGATTGGAGTGTTTTCGTGTGTTGAAATATGATGTTGAGATGGATCGCCCA AGGACCAAGGATTTGGACACTGCTGAATTGCTTGAGCATTTGCCTGCTCTGCAACAGCTTCTTTTTCGTGTTCTTGGTTGCCAG cCACAAGGGGCAGCAGTTCATAATTTTGTGGTCCAATTAGCACTTTCGATG GTTGCTTCAGAGAGCATCAAGATTTATCAAGCTATTAGTGACGGAACAGTCAATTTGGTTGACAAG TTCTTTGAGATGCAACGCCATGATGCTATGAAGGCTCTGGATATATATCGGAGGGCAGGACAGCAG GCAGAGAGACTGTCAGAGTTCTATGAAGTATGTAAGAGTCTTGATATTGGGCGAGGAGAAAAGTTTATTAAGATTGAGCAG CCCCCTGCATCATTTTTACAAGCCATGGAAGAGTACGTCAGAGAAGCTCCCCGTGTCTCAATAGTTCGCAAGGAG GTGATTGACAATAAAATTTCTGCCCCCAAGGAAATCTTGGCCATAGAGGACAAAAAGACCCAAGAGGATGAGGCACGTCCACCTTCCCCACCTCCACCTGAACCAGTAAAAGTGGTAGCACCTGTAGTTGAACCACCTGATTTGCTG GGTTTGAATGATCCTGTTCCAGATACTGCAGCATTAGATGAGAAGAATGCCATGGCTTTAGCTATTGTTCCAGTTT CTGATCAACCTGCGGCTCAACCTCAAGCAAATGGAACAGGTTGGGAATTGGCACTTGTTACAGCCCCAAGCTCAAATGAGAGTGCTACAGCTGCTAGCAAACTG GCGGGAGGGTTGGACTTGCTTACACTAGACAGCCTATACGATGATGCAATTAGAAGAAACAATCAAAATGTAAGCTACAACCCATGGGAGCAGGCTCCCATGAATGGTGGCATGATGCAACAACCAATTCATGATCCCTTTTATGCATCCAACACAGTGGCCGCACCACCCTCTGTACAGATGGCCGCAATGGCCAACCAGCAGCAACAGGCCTTCATGTATCAACAACagcagatgatgatgatgggccAACAACAACCGCAATCTTTGAATCCTTTTGGGAATCCTCATGGAGCACCTGCCCACCCCTATGGAGCAGGTATGCCTGTCCAAGCATACAATCCATACACGGGCCTTTTGTAG
- the LOC133709710 gene encoding uncharacterized protein LOC133709710, with protein MADEAIMDLPLPERAPIPSGDHSVWADVSPLLDAACKDLQDGMLIHGDNFNLFAAMSALEIMDPKMDSGIVCKYYSVDEAIEDGAAPVPISSDRTVDVQCTIDIMDHLLACEATWHKGHSLAQTIFSCIYLLRPDRTSSHALLHSYCKVVRATCKTVISVVSDARTHEEEDLFTMSYGLALHGDGDDKCLSMLNAVEETVNRQLRACKAPSSKRRVLEDFVPLQNNLELEEAYCKALLCRLRFRKHFYHVLTCMRRPQGRGLELARKHIASCISELQCMLNSSEFLRSRSPGTHEGSIEDKTTASGCQAIGFDASLNCRLSAPTPPRAIQILSWKKAIEYFMKLLHDLDVICSYPLDPSLESVLHFVVEFQKSLPDLVARAHLQRLLVEDGKLYGRDPLFGVITRAAAVPDSIRNHDMQKHESIVHLGQLVINLLKILCTNSAWQRRKLGKILQDWRVVYIQLEMAFRKESGENTDSSNDENACMNIVQHILVWVEEQTYWIASRFLILGFELELYSQSEYCMVYWYIYVVLIKILEKKSLKMAASNDSGKRRGKKKRDSVKDVARDIRIPPAILFLQCQICLAEGLAMMLAALRNERMTVQSPSPFNTEHERFSQHFELLQKACIPDQVSYPLFKDSTTHARLLNLVRYDHFKDAQKIVKEVKSSFSNNPEKSAELRRLEQVAEHNSIALNIISRAGALDPSLKLSFEFNHHPYFATAVVKRS; from the exons ATGGCCGACGAAGCTATCATGGACCTTCCCTTACCGGAACGCGCCCCCATTCCCTCCGGCGATCACTCCGTCTGGGCCGACGTGTCGCCGCTCCTCGACGCCGCGTGTAAAG ATCTTCAAGATGGCATGCTCATTCATGGAGATAATTTCAATCTTTTTGCTGCCATGTCTGCTTTAGAG ATAATGGACCCAAAGATGGATTCCGGTATCGTTTGTAAATACTACTCTGTTGACGAAGCAATTGAGGATGGTGCTGCTCCAGTTCCTATTAGCTCTGATAGAACGGTGGATGTTCAGTGCACTATTGATATTATGGACCATCTTCTAGCGTGTGAG GCGACATGGCACAAGGGTCATTCATTGGCTCAAACTATCTTCTCTTGCATCTATCTTCTCCGGCCTGATAGGACATCTTCACATGCATTACTACATTCTTATTGCAAAGTCGTACGAGCAACCTGCAAGACGGTCATTTCAGTTGTCTCAGATGCACGCACTCATGAA GAAGAAGACCTCTTTACAATGTCATATGGTCTGGCTTTGCATGGGGATGGAGATGATAAGTGCTTGTCAATGCTAAATGCTGTTGAAGAAACAGTTAATCGCCAATTACGTGCTTGTAAAGCCCCATCGTCAAAAAGAAGAGTGTTAGAAG ACTTTGTGCCACTGCAAAATAATCTTGAATTGGAGGAAGCCTACTGCAAAGCTTTGTTATGCCGCTTACGTTTTCGTAAG cATTTTTATCATGTTCTTACTTGCATGAGACGTCCTCAAGGGAGAGGTTTGGAGTTGGCAAGAAAGCATATAGCCTCCTGCATATCAGAATTACAGTGCATGCTTAACTCATCGGAGTTCCTTAGATCTAGGTCTCCTGGAACTCATGAAGGAAGTATAGAAGATAAAACTACTGCTTCTGGCTGTCAAGCAATTGGATTTGATGCTAGTTTAAACTGTAGATTATCTGCTCCAACACCACCACGCGCAATACAAATTCTTAGTTGGAAAAAG GCTATTGAATATTTTATGAAACTTCTTCACGATCTGGATGTCATATGTTCCTACCCATTGGACCCATCTTTAGAAAGTGTTCTGCACTTTGTGGTTGAATTCCAAAAATCTTTGCCTGATTTAGTAGCAAGAGCTCATCTTCAG CGTCTGCTTGTTGAAGATGGGAAACTCTATGGCCGGGATCCTCTCTTTGGTGTTATTACCAGAGCTGCAGCTGTACCTGATTCTATAAGGAACCATGATATGCAGAAACATGAATCAATTGTTCACCTGGGACAG TTGGTAATCAACTTGCTAAAAATTTTATGTACGAATAGTGCGTGGCAAAGGCGTAAGCTTGGAAAGATTTTACAAGATTGGCGTGTTGTCTACATACAG CTAGAGATGGCCTTTAGAAAGGAGTCGGGGGAAAACACAGATTCTTCAAATGATGAG AATGCGTGCATGAATATAGTCCAACACATCCTTGTTTGGGTGGAGGAGCAAACGTACTGGATTGCTTCTCGATTTCTCATTTTAGGTTTTGAATTGGAgctatattcacaaagtgaatATTGCATGGTATATTGGTACATCTATGTTGTCCTGATCAAGATTTTAGAGAAAAAGTCTCTTAAAATGGCCGCGAGCAATGACAGTG GTAAACGAAggggaaagaagaagagggattCTGTTAAAGATGTGGCAAGGGATATTCGGATTCCGCCTGCAATCTTGTTTCTTCAATGCCAAATATGTCTTGCAGAGGGACTAGCAATG ATGCTTGCTGCTTTGAGGAATGAACGTATGACGGTACAAAGTCCAAGCCCTTTTAATACTGAGCATGAG AGATTTAGTCAGCACTTTGAGCTTCTACAAAAGGCTTGCATTCCTGATCAAGTCTCGTACCCCTTGTTTAAGGATTCTACTACTCATGCTCGTTTACTG AACCTAGTTAGGTATGATCACTTTAAAGATGCTCAGAAGATTGTGAAGGAGGTAAAAAGCAGTTTTtccaacaacccagaaaaatctGCCGAACTACGAAGGCTAGAGCAAGTAGCCGAGCACAATAGCATTGCCTTAAACATAATCTCCCGAGCCGGAGCCCTTGACCCCTCACTGAAGTTATCATTCGAGTTCAACCACCATCCTTATTTCGCAACAGCTGTTGTTAAGAGATCTTGA
- the LOC133709729 gene encoding uncharacterized protein LOC133709729, whose translation MSWLFTSLQPDAENDASFLGQTLTRQLRGVATFLAPPPSSSSYSKSLPSSDSPPPSPALLGVRNDLAELGGSFKTGLSLLSVAGISKLASNLLPVRNGAPEDDGGGPVPGITDEILGFVTQISKLPDCWTGFPIPLDHHDFSMSNAQREHASAVEQLVPGFADLRVRVCSSMSEEQFWMIYFLLLLPRLNADDFELLSTPKIVEARDVLLHKLQKNTQVSTSEESTLHSTVKDTQVEKTQGGEISYAEKKDLTEIVNTAERLRIDDEESTEQWSEAASISSGTFVDDPKKLEHEDDISFSDSEDNENDISSRLSGLRPAKDVRECSPSGSNHSNDWVRLNRSSAIDGGHQRTGTSKEKDSEGEESNDWLTVDKFD comes from the exons ATGTCTTGGCTCTTCACCTCTCTCCAACCCGACGCGGAAAACGACGCGTCGTTTCTCGGCCAAACCCTCACCCGCCAACTCCGCGGCGTCGCCACCTTCCTCGCTCCGccgccctcctcctcctcctattCCAAGTCCCTTCCCTCGTCCGATTCTCCACCGCCGTCGCCGGCGCTCTTGGGAGTCCGAAACGATCTCGCGGAATTGGGCGGGAGCTTCAAGACCGGCCTCTCGCTTCTCTCCGTCGCCGGAATCTCCAAATTGGCTTCGAACTTGCTCCCGGTTCGGAACGGAGCTCCGGAAGACGACGGCGGCGGTCCCGTGCCGGGGATTACCGATGAGATTCTCGGCTTCGTCACTCAGATTTCGAAGCTTCCGGACTGTTGGACCGGCTTTCCTATACCACTGGACCACCATG ATTTTAGCATGTCCAATGCTCAGAGAGAACATGCCTCCGCTGTCGAACAATTGGTTCCGGGGTTTGCTGATCTAAGAGTCAGAGTTTGCAGTTCGATGAGTGAGGAGCAATTTTGGATGATCTATTTCTTGTTGCTGCTTCCAAGACTAAATGCAGATGATTTTGAGCTTCTGTCAACCCCCAAG ATTGTTGAAGCAAGAGATGTACTTCTGCACAAGCTTCAAAAGAACACGCAGGTATCCACCTCTGAGGAGTCAACTCTTCATTCAACTGTAAAGGACACCCAGGTTGAGAAGACACAAGGGGGGGAAATCTCATATGCAGAAAAGAAAGATCTGACAGAGATTGTAAATACAGCTGAAAGGTTAAGAATCGATGATGAAGAGAGCACTGAGCAATGGTCCGAAGCAGCGAGTATTAGTTCTGGTACTTTTGTGGATGACCCAAAAAAACTTGAACATGAAGACGATATCTCATTCAGCGATTCAGAGGATAACGAGAATGACATTTCTAGTAGATTGTCAGGCCTAAGGCCAGCAAAGGACGTTAGGGAATGTTCACCCAGTGGATCAAATCATTCAAATGACTGGGTTCGGCTGAATAGAAGTTCTGCGATTGATGGTGGCCATCAAAGGACTGGTACATCGAAAGAGAAAGATTCAGAAGGTGAGGAGTCGAATGACTGGCTCACTGTAGATAAGTTTGATTAG